A region from the Pelagovum pacificum genome encodes:
- a CDS encoding ATP-grasp domain-containing protein: MTKHVFVIGLNDLNAERLKRLRGVEDVRFHPLLSPSQVSETQDFDIPAMLAEAEATLDGHDGSIDAIVGYIDFPVSTMLPILCKKYGTPQASLESLLKCEHKYWSRSVMREAIPDHIPKFTAFDPFDDSALSKIGEADLRFPFFVKPIKSSGSRLGFRIDSPEDFDFATEKLRAEIRSIGEPFDHVLSQADLPDDIRAVEGHYCMAEQVIGGRQCTVEGYVHNGEVVPYGTVDSIRYPQVLSFFYYLYPSQLPPKVQEKMWEITRSIMAHIGYDNAGFNIEYYWDEVQDKIWLLEINTRIAQSHCDLFEMVDGASHQQVTVDLGLGRKPDLPHREGQQNVAAEFFYRVFFRDATIARAPSRAEIEVAAEQVDGTRVTSYVSKGMLLSDLPEQDAYSFAIASVWMGATKQSKLLWNYEQVMKRLNYEFTDIVE; the protein is encoded by the coding sequence ATGACCAAGCACGTATTCGTCATAGGACTGAACGATCTGAACGCCGAACGACTGAAACGCCTACGCGGCGTCGAGGACGTGAGGTTTCACCCGCTGCTGAGCCCGAGCCAGGTCTCGGAGACGCAGGATTTCGACATTCCCGCCATGCTGGCCGAGGCCGAGGCGACGCTTGACGGGCATGACGGATCAATCGACGCGATCGTCGGCTATATCGACTTTCCCGTTTCGACCATGCTGCCAATCCTCTGCAAGAAATACGGGACGCCGCAGGCGTCGCTGGAAAGCCTGCTGAAATGCGAGCACAAATATTGGTCGCGCAGCGTGATGCGGGAGGCGATCCCGGACCACATCCCGAAATTCACCGCCTTCGACCCGTTCGACGACTCCGCGCTGTCCAAGATCGGCGAGGCCGACCTGCGTTTTCCTTTCTTCGTCAAACCGATCAAGTCGTCCGGCTCGCGGCTGGGTTTTCGCATCGACAGCCCCGAGGATTTCGATTTCGCCACGGAAAAGCTGCGCGCCGAGATCCGCTCGATCGGCGAACCGTTCGACCATGTCCTGAGCCAAGCCGACCTGCCCGACGACATCCGCGCCGTCGAGGGGCATTACTGCATGGCCGAACAGGTGATCGGCGGGCGGCAATGCACGGTCGAGGGCTACGTGCACAACGGCGAGGTCGTGCCCTACGGCACGGTGGATTCGATCCGCTACCCGCAGGTGCTGAGTTTCTTCTACTACCTCTACCCGTCGCAGCTTCCGCCCAAGGTGCAGGAGAAGATGTGGGAGATCACGCGGTCGATCATGGCGCATATCGGCTACGACAACGCGGGCTTTAACATCGAGTATTACTGGGACGAAGTGCAGGACAAGATCTGGCTGCTCGAGATCAACACGCGCATCGCGCAGTCGCATTGTGACCTGTTCGAGATGGTCGACGGCGCCAGCCATCAGCAGGTCACCGTCGACCTGGGGCTGGGGCGCAAGCCTGACCTGCCGCACCGCGAAGGGCAGCAGAACGTGGCGGCGGAGTTCTTCTACCGGGTGTTCTTCCGCGACGCGACGATCGCGCGCGCACCGTCGCGCGCCGAAATAGAGGTCGCCGCTGAGCAGGTCGACGGTACGCGCGTCACCTCGTACGTGTCGAAGGGCATGCTACTGTCCGACCTGCCCGAGCAGGACGCCTACAGCTTTGCCATCGCCTCGGTGTGGATGGGGGCGACCAAGCAGTCTAAGCTGCTATGGAACTACGAGCAGGTGATGAAACGCCTGAACTACGAATTCACGGACATCGTGGAATAG
- a CDS encoding CocE/NonD family hydrolase, whose protein sequence is MKIDTDLPRPVREIEHFEIPMPDGTRLAARIWLPEDADDTPVPAILEYIPYRKNDKTLERDHARAPWIAAQGYAYVRLDIRGSGESEGLMTDEYSPVELQDGCDAIAWIADQTWCDGGVGIVGISWGGFNGLQLAALQPPALKAVVTICSTDDRYADDIHYMGGALLCDHLSWASVMFGINTLPPDPVHVGDRWRDMWHQRLDESGLWLDEWLRHQTRDDFWKHGSVCEDIDAIKIPVYAVSGWADGYCRAVFRLVETLQAPAKGIVGPWSHKYPHLGEPGPAIDWLTEETRWWDHWLKGRDTGIMDEDPLRLFLQDHAEPRGHYKQRAGHWITEPAWPSPNVDRRTFGLGTDGRLGGDAHPDDRRDIASPLWVGAHAGKWCSYAKRGDQPGDQRREDAGSLVFETAPLTEDTHIAGDATVTLTFQVDRPVAQVAARLMDVAPDGAATRVSYGILNLTHRDSHETPEALVPGQTYTAEVEMKHVAQTFRAGHRIRLGLSSCYFPIIWPAPEPVTLTLFPARCALTLPVRTGDLTVADRFDPPRAAEPLEVDYHVEPHSGWSVTEDRDTGRVVVESFDHEGAAHITPHDLLHSADVRERYSTLPYDPLSAEAQVVWVHEMSRGDWSIKSVTDTTLTCDRDAFHIAARLRAWEGDTLVRDLEWTRSIPRHLV, encoded by the coding sequence ATGAAGATTGATACCGACCTTCCGCGCCCGGTACGCGAGATCGAGCATTTCGAAATCCCGATGCCGGACGGCACCCGGCTGGCCGCCCGTATCTGGCTGCCCGAAGACGCGGACGACACTCCTGTTCCGGCGATTCTGGAATACATACCCTACCGCAAGAACGACAAGACGCTGGAGCGTGACCACGCGCGCGCGCCTTGGATCGCGGCGCAGGGGTATGCCTACGTCCGGCTCGACATTCGCGGCAGCGGCGAATCCGAGGGCCTGATGACCGATGAATACTCGCCGGTCGAGTTGCAAGACGGTTGCGATGCCATCGCATGGATCGCGGACCAGACATGGTGCGACGGTGGCGTCGGAATCGTCGGGATCTCCTGGGGCGGCTTCAACGGGCTGCAGCTCGCCGCCCTGCAGCCGCCGGCACTGAAGGCAGTGGTGACGATCTGTTCGACAGACGACCGCTATGCCGACGACATCCACTACATGGGCGGCGCGCTGCTGTGCGATCATCTGTCCTGGGCGTCCGTGATGTTCGGCATAAACACGCTGCCGCCTGACCCGGTCCATGTGGGTGATCGCTGGCGCGACATGTGGCACCAGCGGTTGGACGAATCCGGCCTGTGGCTGGACGAATGGCTGCGCCACCAGACGCGTGACGACTTCTGGAAGCACGGCTCGGTCTGCGAGGATATCGACGCGATCAAGATTCCGGTCTACGCAGTTTCGGGATGGGCCGACGGCTATTGCCGAGCGGTGTTCCGGCTGGTTGAGACGCTGCAGGCGCCGGCCAAGGGCATCGTCGGGCCTTGGTCGCACAAGTATCCGCACTTGGGCGAACCCGGCCCCGCAATCGACTGGCTGACCGAGGAAACCCGCTGGTGGGATCACTGGCTGAAGGGCCGCGATACCGGGATCATGGACGAGGATCCGCTACGGCTGTTCCTGCAGGATCACGCCGAGCCGCGCGGTCACTACAAGCAGCGCGCCGGGCACTGGATCACTGAACCGGCATGGCCTTCGCCCAATGTCGATCGCCGGACCTTTGGGCTGGGAACTGACGGCCGCCTCGGCGGCGACGCTCATCCTGACGACCGGCGAGACATAGCCTCGCCGCTATGGGTCGGCGCGCATGCGGGCAAGTGGTGTTCCTACGCCAAGCGCGGCGACCAACCGGGGGACCAGCGGCGTGAAGATGCCGGCAGCCTGGTCTTCGAGACAGCGCCGCTGACCGAGGATACGCACATCGCCGGCGACGCGACCGTCACCCTGACCTTTCAAGTGGACCGCCCCGTGGCGCAGGTCGCCGCTCGCCTGATGGACGTGGCCCCCGACGGTGCCGCCACGCGCGTCAGCTATGGTATTCTGAACCTGACCCACCGCGACAGTCACGAGACGCCCGAAGCGCTGGTCCCTGGCCAAACCTACACCGCCGAGGTCGAGATGAAGCATGTTGCGCAGACCTTTCGCGCCGGGCATCGTATCCGCCTTGGCCTGTCCAGCTGCTATTTCCCGATCATCTGGCCGGCACCGGAACCGGTGACGCTGACCCTGTTCCCGGCACGCTGCGCCCTGACGCTGCCGGTGCGCACCGGGGACCTGACGGTGGCCGACCGGTTCGACCCGCCCCGTGCGGCGGAACCGCTGGAGGTCGACTACCATGTCGAGCCCCATTCCGGGTGGAGCGTCACCGAGGATCGCGACACCGGCCGCGTGGTCGTCGAATCCTTCGACCATGAGGGCGCTGCGCACATCACGCCGCACGACCTGCTCCACTCGGCCGACGTGCGCGAGCGCTATTCCACTTTGCCGTACGACCCGCTATCGGCCGAGGCGCAGGTGGTCTGGGTGCACGAGATGTCGCGCGGCGACTGGTCGATAAAGTCGGTGACGGACACGACCCTGACTTGCGATCGCGACGCTTTCCACATCGCCGCGCGGCTACGTGCTTGGGAGGGGGATACGCTGGTTCGTGACCTGGAGTGGACGCGGTCGATCCCCCGCCACCTCGTCTGA